From one Ctenopharyngodon idella isolate HZGC_01 chromosome 15, HZGC01, whole genome shotgun sequence genomic stretch:
- the esamb gene encoding endothelial cell-selective adhesion molecule, which yields MERLMDWRPPTFLLLTLLWVFPGDSQRVEVPRKDMEVIMGQMVVLEAWYTPTTSIEKNTVIWSFMANDSKQVISYSSGQIGIGSADFRKRVGFAMSMPSANLSIYINNTQESDSGRYICNVIIPGGIGLLGELNLNVKVPPSTPVCSMTGNPVLSGNVTLSCKSSYGKPVPQYKWTKAAPLSEVFFSPMQNERQGTLRLSNLTKSMSGKYICRASNTAGTDSCHINLEVSTPNNAWVIAGATVGSVVGLMALVLFLIFILRRNRDTEDEMANDIKEDAQAPKRVSWAKSGTGSDIISKNGTLSSIATSPPAQDPHNPLQNNHYPYPPGALDTASILTTSGSTTTYRLRPGDPNPLHGLPGYNASSTPNHTLRHPHHHRHHSPAGLNPNSCSTHRTEGPQPQAPCPLNMPINTATLSRMGAVPVMVPTQNHAGSLV from the exons GTGATTCTCAGCGGGTCGAGGTGCCACGGAAAGACATGGAGGTAATCATGGGACAAATGGTTGTTCTGGAGGCCTGGTACACCCCCACCACCTCCATCGAGAAGAACACAGTCATCTGGAGCTTCATGGCCAATGACTCCAAACAA GTCATCTCCTATTCCTCAGGGCAGATTGGCATCGGTAGCGCTGACTTTCGGAAGCGGGTGGGTTTTGCCATGTCTATGCCCTCCGCCAATCTGTCCATCTACATAAACAACACGCAGGAGTCTGACTCCGGGCGCTACATCTGCAATGTCATCATCCCAGGAGGTATAGGCCTGTTAGGGGAACTAAACCTCAATGTTAAAG TTCCTCCATCCACGCCTGTATGCTCTATGACAGGAAATCCTGTACTGAGTGGAAACGTAACACTGAGCTGTAAATCCAGCTATGGCAAACCTGTTCCTCAGTACAAATGGACCAAAGCAGCTCCTCTTTCTGAGGTCTTCTTCTCTCCCATGCAAA ATGAGAGGCAGGGCACCCTTCGACTTAGCAACCTCACCAAAAGCATGTCCGGCAAGTATATTTGCCGTGCCAGCAACACGGCTGGAACTGACAGCTGCCACATCAATCTAGAGGTCTCCACCC CTAACAACGCCTGGGTCATCGCGGGGGCCACGGTGGGGTCTGTGGTGGGTCTGATGGCTCTGGTCTTATTCCTGATCTTTATCCTGAGGAGAAATCGTGACACTGAGGATGAAATGGCCAATGATATCAA GGAAGACGCACAGGCCCCGAAACGCGTCTCCTGGGCTAAAAGTGGCACAGGATCGGACATCATATCAAAGAATGGCACGTTGTCCTCCATAGCCACCAGCCCTCCTGCACAGGACCCTCACAATCCACTCCAAAACAACCATTACCCATACCCCCCAGGTGCCTTGGACACCGCCTCCATCCTCACCACTTCTGGTAGCACAACCACTTACCGCCTCCGCCCAGGGGATCCCAACCCACTACACGGCCTGCCCGGATACAACGCCAGCAGCACACCCAATCACACACTTCGCCACCCTCACCATCATCGCCACCACAGTCCCGCAGGCCTCAACCCCAACAGCTGCTCCACACACAGGACTGAGGGGCCGCAGCCACAGGCCCCATGTCCGCTCAACATGCCTATAAACACTGCTACTCTGTCCCGCATGGGGGCAGTGCCAGTTATGGTGCCCACCCAGAACCACGCCGGGTCACTGGTGTAA